A stretch of the Gracilinanus agilis isolate LMUSP501 chromosome 4, AgileGrace, whole genome shotgun sequence genome encodes the following:
- the ATP5MC1 gene encoding ATP synthase F(0) complex subunit C1, mitochondrial: MQTTGALLISPALIRCCTRGLIRPLSASVLNRPEIHLEQPTSSSSPLQVARREFQTSAISRDVDTAAKFIGAGAATVGVAGSGAGIGTVFGSLIIGYARNPSLKQQLFSYAILGFALSEAMGLFCLMVAFLILFAM, translated from the exons ATGCAGACTACAGGGGCTCTCCTCATTTCTCCAGCCCTG aTCCGCTGCTGTACCAGGGGTCTGATCAGGCCTTTATCTGCATCTGTCCTGAATAGGCCAGAGATCCATTTGGAACag CCTACTTCTAGCAGTTCCCCACTCCAGGTGGCCCGTCGGGAGTTCCAGACCAGTGCTATTTCCCGAGACGTTGACACAGCTGCCAAGTTCATTGGGGCTGGGGCTGCCACAGTTGGGGTGGCTGGCTCAGGGGCAGGTATCGGGACAGTGTTTGGCAGTTTAATCATTGGCTATGCCAG GAACCCATCCCTCAAGCAGCAGCTCTTCTCCTACGCTATCCTGGGCTTCGCCCTGTCCGAAGCCATGGGGCTCTTCTGTTTGATGGTAGCCTTCCTCATCCTGTTCGCCATGTGA